The Peribacillus sp. FSL P2-0133 genome has a segment encoding these proteins:
- a CDS encoding PP2C family protein-serine/threonine phosphatase, with protein MNIFTIDVPLCKDFGRILKKMNKNVTFLEDPLNQSHLFKDSTDLMKSLFILPLHISKDSWQQTSLFALAESHEIPILFIFKRALGMETPSALPEKTFYETMAVPADSVEVRIKLKSLKNISMQLFSAKMKGQELEKIHQKSARSLRIAKGIQLSNLPLSINNEDIEVKGLSQPSSELSGDLFYWTEVDDRIYGFIMIDVFGKGIHTALINMSIRTMMPDLIKRVKDPIFITEELDKHMRGLFQGINRENKNHARITAFIAYVNTKDRLIEYVNYGLPSAFLYSPCTNQILNLNEGATPSGLIPELPIKKIVFHYEPGSRFIIYTDGLSKTPISSAFDRSDNIEREFMENVHLDTNDLLQELLVSRMRHSVISDDICIIAGTLF; from the coding sequence ATGAATATATTCACAATAGATGTTCCTTTATGTAAGGATTTTGGTCGAATCTTAAAGAAAATGAACAAGAATGTCACCTTTTTGGAGGATCCACTCAATCAAAGTCATCTATTCAAGGATTCAACGGACTTAATGAAATCATTATTTATTTTACCTTTACACATATCAAAAGATTCTTGGCAGCAAACTTCTTTGTTTGCCTTAGCTGAATCTCACGAAATCCCTATCTTATTCATTTTCAAACGCGCTTTAGGAATGGAGACACCCTCGGCTTTACCAGAAAAGACATTTTATGAAACCATGGCGGTCCCTGCCGATTCAGTAGAAGTCAGGATTAAATTAAAATCACTCAAAAACATCAGCATGCAACTGTTTTCGGCAAAAATGAAGGGGCAAGAGCTTGAAAAGATACACCAAAAATCAGCAAGGAGCCTGCGAATTGCAAAGGGCATTCAACTTTCAAATTTACCTTTGTCGATCAATAATGAAGATATAGAGGTCAAAGGTCTTTCCCAGCCTTCGAGTGAACTGTCAGGGGATTTATTTTACTGGACGGAGGTTGATGACAGGATATACGGCTTCATAATGATCGATGTATTCGGAAAGGGCATCCATACAGCACTTATAAACATGTCCATACGGACTATGATGCCCGACCTAATCAAACGTGTAAAAGACCCCATTTTCATAACAGAGGAACTGGACAAACATATGCGGGGCCTATTTCAAGGAATTAATCGGGAAAACAAAAACCATGCTCGCATTACAGCTTTCATAGCATATGTGAATACAAAGGATCGACTCATCGAATATGTGAACTACGGACTTCCTTCAGCCTTTTTGTATTCCCCATGCACCAACCAAATTCTCAATTTAAACGAAGGGGCCACCCCAAGCGGACTGATTCCCGAATTGCCCATTAAAAAAATAGTCTTTCATTATGAACCGGGAAGCCGTTTCATCATCTATACAGATGGACTCTCTAAAACGCCCATTTCTTCCGCCTTTGACCGGTCTGACAATATCGAGAGGGAATTCATGGAAAATGTCCATCTCGATACAAATGACCTTCTTCAGGAACTTTTGGTCTCAAGGATGAGGCATTCAGTGATTAGCGATGACATCTGCATTATTGCAGGGACACTTTTTTAG
- a CDS encoding DEAD/DEAH box helicase gives MTLFSELGLDRTSMKSIEKMGFEEASPIQSQTIPLALEGKDIIGQAQTGTGKTAAFGIPLMENIDINNENVQGIVIAPTRELAIQVSEELFKLGYGKRARVLAVYGGQDIDRQIRALKKKPHIIVGTPGRLLDHIKRKNIKLGGVHTVVLDEADEMLNMGFIEDIELILSTVPDERQTLLFSATMPDPIRKIAERFMQEPVLVRVKAKEMTVDRIEQYYLELKESEKFDTLARLFDIQTPDLAIVFGRTKRRVDELASALNIRGYMAEGIHGDLSQAKRLSVLKKFKDRSIDVLVATDVAARGLDISGVTHVYNFDIPQDPESYVHRIGRTGRAGKHGIAITFVTPRERGQLHAVEHTTKKRMEKLKTPTLTEALEGQQKAVTEKILNTIENEDLTLYLGQAEELLQKHSAADLVAAMLKSMTKEPDQTPIKLTEESPSPMRRNRGGSSSSGNRQRNGRSSSGRKDYGSGSSKRPSTNRKSNGYGNRSTSQKREKTNKI, from the coding sequence TTGACATTGTTTAGCGAATTAGGATTAGATAGAACGTCCATGAAATCAATAGAAAAAATGGGATTTGAAGAAGCGAGCCCGATTCAATCCCAAACGATACCTCTAGCACTTGAAGGTAAAGATATCATTGGTCAAGCGCAAACAGGAACAGGTAAAACAGCGGCATTCGGTATTCCATTGATGGAAAACATCGATATTAATAACGAAAACGTGCAAGGGATCGTCATTGCACCTACACGTGAGCTTGCCATTCAAGTTTCCGAGGAACTTTTCAAGCTTGGTTACGGAAAACGCGCTCGTGTACTTGCGGTTTATGGTGGACAAGATATCGACCGTCAAATCCGTGCTTTAAAGAAAAAACCACATATTATCGTTGGTACGCCTGGTCGTCTTTTAGACCATATCAAACGTAAAAATATTAAATTAGGCGGAGTTCACACTGTAGTTCTTGATGAAGCGGATGAAATGCTTAACATGGGATTCATTGAGGATATCGAATTGATCCTTTCAACGGTACCTGATGAAAGACAAACATTGCTTTTCTCAGCTACAATGCCTGATCCAATCCGTAAAATTGCTGAAAGATTCATGCAGGAACCCGTTCTTGTACGTGTAAAAGCAAAAGAAATGACAGTGGATCGTATCGAACAATATTACTTGGAGTTAAAAGAAAGTGAAAAATTCGATACACTTGCACGCCTTTTCGATATTCAAACACCGGATCTAGCCATCGTCTTCGGACGTACGAAACGCCGTGTAGATGAATTGGCATCTGCATTGAATATCCGCGGTTATATGGCTGAAGGCATTCATGGTGACCTTAGTCAGGCAAAACGCCTTTCTGTATTGAAAAAGTTTAAAGACCGCAGCATCGATGTACTCGTTGCTACTGATGTGGCTGCACGTGGACTAGATATTTCCGGCGTTACTCACGTATACAACTTTGATATCCCTCAAGATCCGGAAAGCTACGTTCACCGTATTGGACGTACAGGACGTGCGGGTAAACATGGTATTGCCATTACGTTTGTAACACCAAGAGAAAGAGGCCAACTGCATGCAGTTGAACATACAACGAAAAAACGTATGGAGAAACTTAAGACTCCTACGTTAACTGAAGCGTTGGAAGGTCAACAAAAAGCAGTAACGGAAAAAATCCTTAATACAATCGAGAATGAGGATTTAACATTATACCTTGGTCAAGCGGAAGAATTATTACAAAAACATAGCGCAGCGGACTTAGTTGCAGCCATGCTTAAGTCAATGACAAAAGAACCGGATCAAACGCCTATCAAGTTAACGGAAGAATCTCCATCTCCAATGCGTCGCAATCGCGGTGGCAGCAGTTCTTCTGGTAACAGACAGCGCAATGGCCGCAGTTCTTCAGGCAGAAAAGATTACGGTAGCGGATCAAGTAAACGCCCGAGCACGAACCGTAAATCGAATGGTTACGGAAACCGCAGCACAAGCCAAAAAAGAGAAAAAACAAATAAGATTTAA
- a CDS encoding PH domain-containing protein: MEPENRISNKALTVWKISGLISSSITWIISIAVLVLTIIFDWTYWVFGALIMISIIQSYLAIFLIPSVKWKRWRYEVRNTEIDIQSGIFVIKRTLIPMIRVQHVETKQGPLLRKYDLASVEISTAATLHVIPALDLAEADELRHYISRMASVEEEDV; this comes from the coding sequence ATGGAACCTGAAAATCGTATATCGAATAAGGCCTTGACCGTATGGAAAATCAGTGGTCTTATAAGCTCTTCAATAACTTGGATTATAAGCATCGCCGTACTCGTGCTTACAATCATTTTTGATTGGACATATTGGGTGTTTGGAGCGTTGATCATGATTTCGATAATCCAATCCTATCTGGCCATTTTTCTGATTCCATCGGTGAAATGGAAGAGATGGCGTTACGAAGTAAGAAATACCGAAATTGATATCCAAAGTGGTATTTTCGTCATTAAAAGAACACTCATACCCATGATTAGGGTTCAGCATGTTGAAACGAAGCAAGGGCCATTATTAAGGAAATACGATTTAGCCTCCGTTGAAATTTCAACTGCAGCGACCCTTCATGTCATCCCTGCCCTGGACCTAGCAGAGGCAGATGAATTGCGGCACTATATTTCCAGGATGGCAAGTGTGGAGGAAGAAGATGTTTGA
- a CDS encoding PH domain-containing protein, translated as MFEPKRLHPIAVLLNIIKSIKELVIPFLLVVVIPGKNEGIPGWIQPLVIAIIILFIIGNAFLQWLRFTYRVEEGEFRIESGVFVRKKRYIKFDRIHSIDISEGIIQRIFSLVKLNIETAGGSQADAVLSAISKSDADRINAFISEEKNANNPFDIDKDEVADNDYAAKSSSVFKQTLPQLFVMAATSGAVGVFLSGAIAFISQFDEMIPFERIFKDYEDFIEMGTIILTLFALVALLVVYVLATLSMVIKYASFTVIKTDEEIVISRGLLEKRQLTIPVHKIQGIRIMENLIRKPLGLATVYIEYAGGSVEDKESLSIMLFPLIRKKHLHEKILGILPVYETTTEMTPIPKRALSPYLFRKFLYHIPIIGALVWFFRPWGYLSLLLVPLAIFWAYMQYRDAGWSIEGNLLLLSSRFFSKQTLIMQRSRIQSITYKKSWFQNRKELATISASIKSGITSRVGVVADVEEKDCLIIKSWYLPKKSSRLPMI; from the coding sequence ATGTTTGAACCTAAAAGGCTGCACCCCATAGCTGTATTGCTTAACATTATAAAATCGATTAAGGAGTTAGTCATCCCTTTTTTGTTAGTGGTCGTCATTCCTGGGAAGAATGAAGGAATTCCTGGATGGATACAACCGCTGGTCATAGCCATTATTATACTTTTTATTATAGGTAATGCATTCCTTCAATGGTTACGCTTTACATATCGCGTGGAAGAGGGAGAATTCAGAATTGAGTCCGGGGTATTCGTAAGGAAGAAACGGTATATAAAGTTTGATCGGATTCATAGCATAGATATTTCAGAGGGCATCATCCAGCGGATATTCAGCCTGGTGAAGTTGAATATTGAAACGGCAGGCGGGTCTCAGGCTGATGCCGTATTATCAGCTATAAGCAAAAGTGATGCAGATCGAATCAATGCTTTTATTAGTGAGGAAAAAAATGCGAATAATCCTTTTGATATAGATAAAGATGAAGTAGCGGATAATGATTATGCTGCAAAATCGTCTTCTGTTTTTAAGCAGACGCTGCCGCAACTATTCGTTATGGCTGCCACTTCGGGAGCGGTAGGTGTCTTCCTATCTGGAGCAATCGCATTTATTTCACAGTTCGATGAAATGATACCTTTTGAGAGGATATTTAAGGATTATGAAGATTTTATTGAAATGGGGACCATCATTCTGACCTTGTTTGCCCTAGTTGCTTTATTGGTGGTTTATGTACTGGCCACATTAAGCATGGTAATTAAATATGCTTCCTTTACCGTGATAAAAACGGATGAGGAAATCGTTATTTCCAGAGGGCTTCTCGAGAAAAGACAGCTGACAATCCCTGTCCATAAAATACAAGGTATTCGGATCATGGAGAATTTGATTCGAAAGCCATTGGGATTGGCGACGGTTTATATTGAGTATGCGGGAGGCAGTGTGGAAGATAAAGAAAGTCTATCGATCATGCTGTTCCCTTTAATCAGGAAGAAGCATTTACATGAAAAAATCCTGGGAATTTTACCGGTTTATGAAACAACCACTGAGATGACACCGATACCTAAGCGTGCACTTTCCCCGTATTTGTTTCGTAAGTTTCTATACCACATCCCGATCATAGGTGCCTTGGTATGGTTTTTCAGACCTTGGGGTTATCTTTCCCTTTTGCTTGTACCGTTGGCGATTTTTTGGGCTTACATGCAATATAGGGATGCAGGATGGAGCATAGAAGGGAATTTGTTGCTATTGAGCAGCCGTTTTTTCTCAAAGCAAACATTAATCATGCAGAGAAGCAGAATTCAATCAATCACATATAAAAAAAGTTGGTTTCAGAATCGAAAAGAATTAGCTACGATTTCAGCATCGATTAAATCAGGAATCACTTCCAGGGTCGGCGTGGTTGCTGATGTGGAAGAAAAGGATTGCCTAATAATTAAATCATGGTATTTACCTAAAAAAAGCAGTCGACTCCCAATGATTTAA
- a CDS encoding rhomboid family intramembrane serine protease: protein MFTRTEGFREYANSYRAVTVLILIMMIVFVLVLFPTFPGNVLFYYGTGVNLYIADGQWWRLITPIFLHSTFTHLLFNGFSLAIFGPFLEKLLGTVKFSIFFLSTGLLANIATFLINPLTYNHVGASGAIFGLLGFFLYLVLFNKTNFTNNERNTVYTLTGIAVIMTFIQPQINVVGHLAGLATGFLTAPLYLRKKW from the coding sequence ATGTTTACAAGAACAGAAGGCTTCCGCGAATACGCAAATTCATATCGAGCTGTAACTGTGCTCATACTCATTATGATGATTGTATTCGTTCTCGTCCTTTTCCCCACATTTCCCGGCAATGTACTCTTTTATTATGGCACAGGTGTTAACTTATACATCGCTGATGGACAATGGTGGCGTTTAATCACCCCCATCTTTCTACATAGCACGTTTACACATTTACTGTTTAATGGATTCTCCCTTGCCATCTTTGGTCCATTCCTAGAGAAATTACTTGGCACCGTCAAGTTTTCAATCTTCTTTTTATCGACAGGGCTCCTTGCCAATATCGCAACCTTCCTAATTAACCCACTGACATATAACCACGTAGGTGCTAGCGGAGCAATTTTTGGTTTACTCGGATTCTTTCTATATCTTGTCCTGTTCAATAAAACCAATTTTACGAACAACGAAAGAAATACAGTATATACACTGACCGGAATTGCCGTTATCATGACTTTCATTCAACCGCAGATCAACGTTGTCGGTCATTTGGCTGGACTGGCAACCGGCTTTTTAACAGCTCCATTATACTTAAGAAAAAAATGGTAG
- the acpS gene encoding holo-ACP synthase, which yields MIKGIGVDITELDRMETLINRQPRLKERILTESEILIFEKLNGRRKVEYFAGRFAAKEAFSKANGTGIGKHLSFLDIEIISDDKGKPVISKPFSEGVHLSISHSRDYAVAQVVIEG from the coding sequence GTGATTAAAGGTATAGGCGTGGACATTACTGAGTTGGATAGAATGGAAACATTGATTAATCGGCAACCCCGTTTAAAGGAGCGTATATTAACAGAAAGTGAAATCTTGATTTTCGAAAAGTTAAATGGAAGAAGGAAGGTCGAGTATTTTGCTGGGCGTTTTGCGGCAAAGGAGGCTTTTTCAAAAGCGAACGGTACAGGGATCGGTAAGCACTTATCCTTTTTGGATATTGAAATCATCTCGGATGATAAAGGAAAGCCGGTGATTTCGAAGCCGTTTTCTGAAGGGGTCCATCTTTCGATTAGCCACAGCAGGGATTATGCGGTTGCGCAAGTCGTAATCGAAGGGTGA
- a CDS encoding outer membrane lipoprotein carrier protein LolA has protein sequence MKKMVMLFAGIMLLLALSACGQKSQSDVVSELNEKLGEMKGYKANAKMTLKMGTEPQVYNVEIWHKDPSFYRVNLKNEEKDQSQMILKNDDGVYVLTPALNKSFKFQSEWPENSSQAYLFESLVKDITEDKSATYKETDKHYVFETKTRYQNNKMLPYQEITINKKDLSPVSVKVMDPDKTALVLVEFSKVKFDTTFDKDSFDMKKNMTSAQLEAPVMAEVQNEGFAVKYPENIGDMNLTEEKEITTEKGERVVLTYEGTKSFTLVQEKAEVVQTSVSTNVNGEPVDLGYTVGAMTGNTIAWTFEGVDYMLASKDLKQEEMIEVARSVGEDPVK, from the coding sequence ATGAAGAAGATGGTAATGCTTTTTGCAGGGATCATGCTCTTGCTTGCTCTTTCTGCTTGCGGCCAAAAATCACAGAGTGACGTAGTGAGTGAATTGAATGAGAAGCTTGGCGAAATGAAAGGATATAAAGCTAACGCGAAGATGACATTAAAGATGGGGACGGAACCTCAAGTGTATAATGTGGAGATTTGGCATAAGGACCCCTCTTTTTACCGCGTGAATCTGAAAAATGAAGAGAAGGATCAAAGCCAGATGATATTGAAAAATGATGATGGTGTATATGTTTTGACGCCAGCTTTGAATAAAAGTTTTAAATTTCAAAGCGAGTGGCCGGAGAACAGCAGTCAGGCCTATTTGTTCGAGTCGTTGGTGAAAGACATTACGGAAGATAAAAGTGCGACATATAAAGAAACGGATAAACATTATGTCTTTGAAACGAAAACGCGCTACCAAAACAATAAAATGTTGCCATATCAAGAGATTACTATAAACAAAAAGGATTTATCTCCAGTCAGTGTGAAAGTTATGGACCCCGATAAGACTGCATTGGTTCTTGTTGAATTCTCAAAAGTTAAATTCGATACGACTTTTGATAAAGATTCATTTGATATGAAGAAAAATATGACAAGTGCACAACTTGAAGCTCCTGTTATGGCAGAAGTCCAAAATGAGGGGTTTGCGGTGAAATACCCTGAAAATATTGGTGATATGAATTTAACGGAAGAAAAAGAAATTACGACGGAAAAGGGAGAACGAGTCGTTTTGACCTATGAGGGTACAAAAAGTTTTACATTGGTACAGGAAAAAGCTGAGGTGGTTCAAACATCCGTTTCGACGAATGTGAATGGAGAACCGGTTGATTTGGGTTATACTGTCGGAGCCATGACAGGAAATACGATTGCATGGACTTTTGAAGGTGTCGATTATATGCTTGCATCAAAGGATCTGAAACAGGAAGAAATGATAGAAGTCGCCCGTTCGGTTGGGGAAGATCCAGTCAAATAG
- the alr gene encoding alanine racemase, which produces MSVGKKEKVLETKTFHRDTWAEVNLDNIFENISSMKKSLRKGVSLFAVVKANAYGHGDYEVAKTALEAGADFLSVAFLDEALALRKKGILAPILVLGASRPESAALAAEYGISLTVFDVAWLEKAKDLLKPGQVLQIHVKVDSGMGRIGIRDKGQLMKVESLLEREACFNFQGIFTHFATADEIKTDFYEAQLAFFKGMLSELTRKPEYVHAANSAASLRFTDPEWNAIRMGISMYGLSPSMEMKPILPFPLKQAISLRTKMVAVKQLAKGESVSYGATYTAEGDEWIGTLPIGYADGWIRKLQGQEVLVDGKRVPIVGRICMDQCMIKLPGPYPVGTEVTLMGNDGDESITVDEIAAKLETINYEVTCMIGARVPRIYIKDNQVNHVRNFILE; this is translated from the coding sequence GTGAGTGTAGGAAAGAAGGAAAAGGTCTTGGAAACGAAAACATTTCATCGAGATACATGGGCAGAAGTAAATTTGGATAATATTTTTGAAAATATTTCTTCAATGAAAAAAAGTCTAAGAAAAGGTGTTAGTCTTTTCGCTGTCGTTAAAGCGAATGCTTATGGACACGGGGACTATGAAGTGGCTAAAACGGCGCTTGAAGCGGGGGCAGATTTTTTAAGTGTCGCTTTTTTGGATGAAGCTCTCGCCTTGCGGAAAAAGGGAATATTGGCTCCGATTCTTGTACTTGGGGCATCGAGGCCTGAAAGTGCAGCTCTTGCTGCCGAGTATGGGATTTCCTTGACGGTTTTCGATGTAGCATGGTTGGAGAAGGCAAAGGATTTGTTGAAACCGGGACAAGTTTTGCAAATCCATGTAAAAGTGGATAGCGGCATGGGGAGAATCGGCATTCGAGATAAAGGCCAACTCATGAAAGTGGAAAGTTTGCTTGAGAGGGAAGCTTGTTTCAATTTCCAAGGGATATTCACTCATTTCGCGACGGCGGATGAAATAAAGACTGACTTTTATGAAGCGCAGCTTGCTTTCTTTAAAGGGATGCTTTCCGAATTGACCAGAAAGCCGGAATATGTTCATGCAGCCAATAGTGCAGCTTCTTTAAGGTTCACCGATCCTGAATGGAATGCAATAAGAATGGGGATTTCCATGTATGGTTTGAGTCCTTCCATGGAGATGAAGCCGATATTGCCATTTCCATTAAAACAGGCTATATCATTGAGAACGAAGATGGTCGCGGTTAAACAGCTTGCCAAGGGTGAAAGCGTTAGTTATGGGGCGACTTATACGGCTGAAGGTGATGAATGGATTGGGACTTTGCCAATCGGTTATGCTGACGGCTGGATCCGTAAGCTGCAAGGTCAGGAAGTTCTTGTGGATGGAAAAAGAGTGCCCATAGTCGGAAGGATTTGCATGGATCAATGCATGATCAAGCTTCCTGGACCATACCCTGTAGGAACAGAGGTTACATTAATGGGGAATGATGGGGATGAATCAATCACTGTCGATGAGATAGCGGCAAAACTGGAGACGATCAACTATGAAGTAACATGTATGATAGGAGCAAGAGTGCCCCGCATATATATTAAAGACAATCAGGTGAATCATGTACGCAATTTCATCCTGGAATGA
- a CDS encoding antitoxin EndoAI, with the protein MSESSATREILIRLPQNFLTELDGYASEENVNRSEFIYRATKMYLRERKKKEFRESMKRGYIEMAAINLTIASEAFQAEFEAGHCVERLVSGG; encoded by the coding sequence GTGTCTGAATCCAGCGCAACAAGAGAGATATTAATTCGATTACCTCAAAATTTTTTAACAGAGTTAGATGGGTATGCGAGTGAGGAAAATGTGAATCGCAGTGAATTTATTTATCGTGCCACAAAAATGTATCTTCGCGAACGTAAAAAGAAAGAGTTTCGTGAATCGATGAAACGCGGTTATATTGAAATGGCGGCCATTAATTTGACGATTGCTTCTGAAGCCTTCCAGGCTGAATTTGAGGCTGGTCATTGCGTTGAACGATTAGTTAGCGGAGGCTGA
- a CDS encoding type II toxin-antitoxin system PemK/MazF family toxin: MVVKRGDVYFADLSPVVGSEQGGTRPVLILQNDIGNRFSPTVIVAAITAQIQKAKLPTHVEINAKKYGFERDSVILLEQIRTIDKQRLTDKITHLDEPMMQKVNEALQISLGLIEF, from the coding sequence ATTGTTGTTAAGCGTGGTGACGTATACTTCGCAGACCTTTCCCCGGTGGTTGGTTCAGAGCAGGGTGGGACCCGTCCGGTACTAATTTTACAAAACGATATTGGTAATCGCTTTAGTCCGACTGTGATCGTGGCAGCCATTACAGCTCAAATTCAAAAAGCGAAATTGCCTACACATGTTGAGATTAATGCAAAAAAGTACGGATTCGAGCGGGATTCCGTCATTTTATTAGAACAGATCCGGACAATTGATAAGCAGCGTTTAACTGATAAAATTACGCATCTTGACGAACCGATGATGCAAAAAGTCAATGAAGCTTTGCAAATTAGTTTAGGCCTCATTGAGTTTTAA
- a CDS encoding RsbT co-antagonist protein RsbRA gives MNQLVYDFIKQNQDYILTEWMGIMKESTDERLIKVVSDRMFTQTSSEFIDMIITNVDSKNKEFTLKLSDFAEKVVQLGWPLTFVNEGLHKFTLIVINGMVEKGLVTPDNQVNLVNHLDKWATPINNEIVNIYTQTWERTVSMQKIALQELSAPLIPVLEGITVMPLIGTIDTERAKQIMENLLTGVVKHRSEVVLIDITGVPVVDTMVAHHIIQAAEAVRLVGAKCILCGIRPEIAQTIVNLGINLNEVITKNTLKKGIEVALELTSRKIVKVEG, from the coding sequence ATGAATCAATTGGTTTACGATTTTATTAAGCAAAATCAAGATTACATCCTTACTGAGTGGATGGGCATCATGAAGGAAAGTACGGACGAAAGATTAATTAAAGTCGTCTCAGATCGAATGTTCACGCAAACGAGCAGTGAATTTATAGATATGATCATCACGAACGTTGATAGTAAAAACAAGGAATTCACATTGAAGCTTTCTGATTTTGCCGAGAAAGTCGTCCAATTGGGATGGCCTCTTACTTTCGTCAATGAAGGACTTCATAAATTCACTTTAATTGTCATTAATGGCATGGTGGAAAAGGGTCTGGTTACTCCTGATAATCAAGTCAACCTTGTTAACCATTTGGATAAATGGGCCACACCGATAAATAATGAAATAGTCAATATATATACTCAAACTTGGGAAAGAACGGTTTCCATGCAAAAAATAGCGTTGCAAGAACTTTCGGCTCCGCTCATTCCTGTATTGGAAGGCATTACTGTAATGCCGCTGATTGGTACGATTGATACGGAACGTGCCAAACAGATAATGGAAAACCTGTTGACTGGCGTGGTTAAGCATAGATCTGAAGTTGTACTTATTGATATAACGGGCGTGCCGGTCGTGGATACCATGGTTGCCCATCATATCATTCAAGCTGCGGAAGCGGTCCGATTGGTGGGCGCCAAATGTATACTTTGCGGCATCCGCCCTGAAATAGCCCAAACCATCGTTAATCTTGGAATTAATTTAAATGAAGTGATTACAAAAAATACGTTGAAAAAAGGAATAGAAGTTGCGTTGGAATTAACGAGCCGTAAGATCGTAAAGGTGGAGGGATAA
- a CDS encoding STAS domain-containing protein codes for MRIPILKLYDCLLVSIQWELDDVTALQFQEDLLHKIHETSANGVVIDITSIDFIDSFIAKVLGDVFSMSKLMGAKVVITGIQPAVAITLIELGISLEDVLTALDLEKGLEKLQQELGD; via the coding sequence ATGAGGATTCCGATATTAAAGCTTTATGACTGCTTGTTAGTCTCTATACAGTGGGAATTGGATGATGTGACAGCCCTTCAATTTCAAGAGGATTTACTGCATAAGATTCATGAAACAAGCGCAAATGGCGTTGTTATAGATATTACCTCAATAGATTTTATTGATTCTTTTATCGCAAAGGTATTAGGCGATGTCTTTAGCATGTCTAAGCTTATGGGGGCCAAAGTTGTAATTACGGGGATCCAGCCAGCTGTTGCAATAACATTAATTGAACTGGGAATTAGTCTAGAAGATGTTCTGACAGCATTAGACTTAGAGAAAGGCCTGGAGAAATTACAACAGGAATTGGGGGATTAA
- a CDS encoding anti-sigma regulatory factor: MEFQSCVKIINEWDIVAARQLGRNVAKELGFGTVDQARITTAISELARNIYLYAGQGSVSIEKLNINGKSGLKIIAEDQGPGIEDIRRVMEDGYTTSGGLGAGLPGAKRLMDDFDIESIPGEGTKIIATKWLR, encoded by the coding sequence ATGGAGTTCCAATCCTGCGTAAAAATCATAAATGAATGGGACATCGTAGCTGCAAGGCAGCTCGGAAGAAATGTCGCTAAAGAGTTGGGGTTCGGTACTGTAGACCAGGCCAGGATCACGACGGCCATTAGCGAATTGGCCCGAAACATATACCTATATGCTGGACAAGGCAGTGTTAGCATAGAAAAGCTAAATATAAATGGGAAGTCAGGATTGAAAATCATTGCAGAGGACCAAGGGCCGGGAATTGAGGATATCCGCAGAGTCATGGAAGATGGATATACCACCTCGGGGGGACTGGGCGCAGGCCTTCCTGGAGCCAAACGTTTAATGGATGACTTTGATATCGAATCGATACCAGGTGAAGGGACTAAGATTATCGCTACGAAATGGCTCCGTTAG